The following are encoded together in the Bacillus sp. V2I10 genome:
- a CDS encoding deoxynucleoside kinase: MNGVPFITVEGPIGVGKTSLARAIAEHYQFHLLKEIVDENPFLGKFYENIEEWSFQTEMFFLCNRYKQLEDIAQLFLKKSQPVVADYHIYKNLIFAKRTLKKEQYDKYLDIYSILTSDMPKPNLIIYLNASLDTLLNRIDIRGREIEKNIDPGYLKQLSEDYEVAMSQWEKEHPSIPVLRFSGDELDFVQNEKDLTYIFKRLDESLHEGVTSK, encoded by the coding sequence ATGAATGGTGTACCGTTTATTACCGTGGAAGGACCGATTGGTGTTGGGAAAACTTCGCTTGCAAGAGCGATAGCAGAACACTATCAATTTCATTTGCTTAAAGAGATCGTTGATGAGAATCCTTTTCTCGGCAAATTTTATGAAAACATTGAAGAGTGGAGTTTCCAAACAGAGATGTTCTTCCTGTGTAATCGATATAAACAGCTTGAAGATATTGCTCAGTTATTTCTAAAAAAGAGTCAGCCTGTTGTGGCAGATTATCATATTTATAAAAATCTTATTTTCGCAAAGCGCACTCTTAAAAAAGAACAATACGATAAATACCTTGATATTTATTCGATTTTAACAAGCGACATGCCAAAGCCAAACTTGATCATTTACTTGAATGCAAGTCTTGATACCTTGCTTAACCGCATTGATATACGCGGGAGAGAGATCGAAAAAAATATCGATCCCGGCTATTTAAAGCAGTTATCGGAGGACTACGAAGTGGCCATGTCTCAGTGGGAAAAAGAGCACCCATCCATCCCTGTTCTAAGATTCAGCGGAGATGAGCTTGATTTTGTACAAAACGAAAAAGATTTAACCTATATATTTAAACGCCTGGATGAATCTTTACATGAAGGAGTTACTAGTAAATGA